The following proteins are encoded in a genomic region of Oncorhynchus keta strain PuntledgeMale-10-30-2019 chromosome 35, Oket_V2, whole genome shotgun sequence:
- the LOC118368844 gene encoding uncharacterized protein LOC118368844: protein MSKLICVALLLVFLVSIWCHNTVSSTKWSVRDVLRKCRCKVLPNGREICRKPLFPKTPEETKQLIKCFCRKYNLYKHSAKLNLETKRDLEKCSFIWSNPF, encoded by the exons ATGTCCAAGCTCATCTGTGTGGCTCTCCTACTGGTCTTTCTGGTCTCCATTTGGTGCCACAACACAG TCTCTTCTACCAAATGGTCTGTGAGGGACGTGCTCCGTAAGTGTCGGTGCAAAG TTCTTCCCAATGGGAGAGAGATCTGCCGCAAGCCACTCTTTCCCAAAACCCCTGAGGAGACAAAGCAACTGATTAAATGCTTCTGCAGGAAATATAACTTGTATA AACACAGTGCAAAGCTGAACTTAGAGACAAAGCGGGACTTGGAGAAATGTTCATTTATCTGGTCCAACCCCTTCTGA